A region of the Variovorax sp. 54 genome:
CTTGAGGTTGGCCGACTTCGGCAAGAACGCGCTGGCGCCCTGAGCCAGCGCACTTTGGGCAATGGCGTTCTGGGCCAGCGCGGTGGCGCCGGCGCCCGACAACGCGACCACGCGCGCCTGCGGATAACGCTGGAGAAAAACGGACACGCCGCTCAGGCCTGGTGTGTCAGGAAGCGCCAGATCGAGCAACACCAACCCGATGCTCGCCTGAGAGCGCTCATACACAGCCAGTGCCTGCGCCATGCTGCTGGCTTCGAAGACCTCGATTGCAGGCCCGTGGGGCGACGCTTGCGCCTGGAGCAAGGCACGCACGCCCAGGCGCACCAGGTCGTGGTCGTCCACGATCAGGATGGCTGACGCCCGGGTCGACACAGGAATGCTCATGGCGCGCATGTTAGGGTCATGCGCCGCCGGCTGAAAGTGACGAAAGTCAACTCGTCAGCAGACCTTTACGCCTTCTTCAGTCCGATCTGCTGGGCGATCTGCCCAAACCGCGCAAGGTCTGACCGGGCCCGCGCCGCTGCCTCAGCAGGCGAGCTCCCCATCGGCATCCACCCCGCCTCAATCAACCTTTTCCGCGTCTCAGGCCGCGCCATGCCCTCAACGATCACCGCATGGAGCCTGTCGATGACGGCCTGCGGCGTGCCCTTCGGCGCCGCCAGGCCGAACCACCCCGAAGTCACGAAGCCCGGCAGCCCCGCCTCCTGCGCCGTGGGCACGCCGGGCAGCGATTCGCTGCGCTCGCGCGTCGTGACGAACAGCGCGCGCACCTTGCCGGCCTGCACGTTCGCGACCTGCGCGGCGGCGTTGTCGATCATGGCGTCGATGTGGCCGCCGAGCAGGTCGGCGATGGCGCCGGTGCCGCCCTTGTAGGGAACGACGTTGGCCGAGATGCCGGCCTCCTTCATGAACATCATCTGCGTCAGGTGGGCCTGTGTGCCCACGCCTGCATTCGCGAACGAAACCTTTCCCGGGTTCGCCTTGGCATGCGCGATGAACTCCTTGAGGGTGCGCGCGGGGAAGTCCGGCTTCGTCACGACCACGAAGGGAATGTCGACCAGGATCATGATCGGCGCGAGGTCTTCCACCGGCTTGTACTTCAGGTCGTACAGGTAGGGGTTGACGGCCATCGTTCCGCTGGCCATGAGCACCAGCGTGTGCCCGTCCGGGTTGGCGCGCACCACCTGCTGCAGCGCCATCGATCCACCGGCACCCGGCTTCGCATCCACGATGACCGGCTGGCCGAGCGCCTTGGCCATGAGGTCGGCAATCTGGCGCGTCATGGCGTCGGTGGCGCCGCCGGCCGCGTAGGGAAAGACGATGGTGATCGGCTTGCTGGGATAACCCGGCCCGGCCGCTCGCGCCGCGGTGGCGAGCGATGCCGCACACACAAACGCGGCAGCATTCAGCACGAAGGTTCGGCGAGGGATCGTCATGCGGGCATCTCAACGTATCGGAGCGAAAGAAGCAAGGGTGCGGCCTGTTCGGCGAAGCGCATCAGCGCGGGCACCATGTCGGGCTGGTACCAGTGCTCCTGGTGCAGGAGGTTCAGCGAACCAATGGTGCCGCCGCCGTGCCGGACCGGCACGTTGATGGCAGACCGGCAGCCCAGCGTGTCGATCAGCGCATGGTCGGGAAACGCGCGGCGACAGGCTTCCTGATCCGAGCAGATGCGCGCTCGACCACCCTGCACCACCTCGCGAAAGAAGTCGTTATCGTGGTGCAGCGGCTTGGTGCCACCGCACGGATAGGCCACCGCATCGCTCGTGTACAGGCGCCGGGAGGCCGCAAGGCCGGGCTCGATCGCCAGCACCGTGAAGAGCCGGTGCCCCGGAGACCGTCGCAGCGCGTGGTCCAAGGCCTCGAAGGAAAGCTGCGCCATGTCACTCACTGCGCAATGCCCAGCTTGTCGATGATGGGCCCCCAAGCGGCCGACTCGCGCTGCGTGAACTTCAGGACATCAGCCGGCGTCGACTTGACGCCGATCAGCATCTGGCCGGCCAGGCGTTCCTTCATCTCGGGCGTGTCCAGGGCCTTGTTGATCTCGGCGTTGAGCCGCGCGACCGCGTCGCCGGGTGCGCCCGCGCGCGCCACCAGGGAGTACCAACCGGGCACCTCCATGTCGATGCCCAGCTCCTTGAACGTGGGCACGTCGGGCAGCTGCGGCAGCCGCTTTTCGCCAGTCACGGCCAGCGGCACCAGCTTGCCGCTCTTGACCAGCGGCACGACACCGACGGGGACGGTCGTCATCACCGGCGTGTCGCCCGCCATCACGCTGGTCAGCGCGTTGGGGCCGCCGGCGCCGCTGATGGGCACGTGCTGCATCTGGATGCCGGTGCGCGACTTCAGCAGCTCGCTCGCAAGGTGCGTGGAGTTGCCGATGCCGGCGGATGCAAAGCTGAGCCGCTGCGGCTCGGCCTTGGCCATCTTGATGAGGTCCGGCAGCGTCTTCACGCCCAGGCTCGGCGACACGACCGTCACGAACGGGGTGTTCGCGATGACGGCGACGCCGGTGAAGTCGCGCGCCGGCTGGTGCCCCAGCGACTTGTACAGGTGCGGGTTCCACGACATGTTGGAGACGCCGGCCAGGAACAGCGTGTAGCCGTCCGCAGGCTGCGAGAGCACATAGGCCGCGGCCAGCGTGCCGTTGGCGCCGGGCCGGTTCTCCACCACGACGCTCTGCCCGATGCTCTTGCCGAGCACGTCGGCCAGCGTGCGCGCCAGCGTGTCCGGCCCCGAGCCGGCAGGCTGCGGAACCACGACCTTGATCGGCTTGGAAGGAAATCCCTGCGCGAAGGCGGGTGCGGCGAGCAGCGAAGCTGCAACGGCCAGCGCGGAAAGCATGGTGCGGCGGGTGGTCATGATGAAGTCAAGGTCGATGGTTGCGAAAGGTGTGAGCGGTCTCAACCGACGGTGGCGTAGTCGAGCGACTTGGGCGTGGCGGTGAGCACGCGCGGCGTCGCGCCCACCACGACCGTGTCGTCGATGCGAAAGCCGCCCACGCCGTAGACATACAGGCCGGGCTCGGCCGAATAGACCTCGTTGTCCAACAGCGGACG
Encoded here:
- a CDS encoding response regulator transcription factor; protein product: MSIPVSTRASAILIVDDHDLVRLGVRALLQAQASPHGPAIEVFEASSMAQALAVYERSQASIGLVLLDLALPDTPGLSGVSVFLQRYPQARVVALSGAGATALAQNAIAQSALAQGASAFLPKSANLKEVVSFIRACGLIGRNVVDGLPGTSRWVARAPRRSAGGALSSLTGSQARVLQMILEGKSNKEIALLAELREGTVKNYVSTILLLFGVQSRAELISSLR
- a CDS encoding Bug family tripartite tricarboxylate transporter substrate binding protein, producing MTIPRRTFVLNAAAFVCAASLATAARAAGPGYPSKPITIVFPYAAGGATDAMTRQIADLMAKALGQPVIVDAKPGAGGSMALQQVVRANPDGHTLVLMASGTMAVNPYLYDLKYKPVEDLAPIMILVDIPFVVVTKPDFPARTLKEFIAHAKANPGKVSFANAGVGTQAHLTQMMFMKEAGISANVVPYKGGTGAIADLLGGHIDAMIDNAAAQVANVQAGKVRALFVTTRERSESLPGVPTAQEAGLPGFVTSGWFGLAAPKGTPQAVIDRLHAVIVEGMARPETRKRLIEAGWMPMGSSPAEAAARARSDLARFGQIAQQIGLKKA
- a CDS encoding GAF domain-containing protein, encoding MAQLSFEALDHALRRSPGHRLFTVLAIEPGLAASRRLYTSDAVAYPCGGTKPLHHDNDFFREVVQGGRARICSDQEACRRAFPDHALIDTLGCRSAINVPVRHGGGTIGSLNLLHQEHWYQPDMVPALMRFAEQAAPLLLSLRYVEMPA
- a CDS encoding Bug family tripartite tricarboxylate transporter substrate binding protein — translated: MTTRRTMLSALAVAASLLAAPAFAQGFPSKPIKVVVPQPAGSGPDTLARTLADVLGKSIGQSVVVENRPGANGTLAAAYVLSQPADGYTLFLAGVSNMSWNPHLYKSLGHQPARDFTGVAVIANTPFVTVVSPSLGVKTLPDLIKMAKAEPQRLSFASAGIGNSTHLASELLKSRTGIQMQHVPISGAGGPNALTSVMAGDTPVMTTVPVGVVPLVKSGKLVPLAVTGEKRLPQLPDVPTFKELGIDMEVPGWYSLVARAGAPGDAVARLNAEINKALDTPEMKERLAGQMLIGVKSTPADVLKFTQRESAAWGPIIDKLGIAQ